In Oncorhynchus keta strain PuntledgeMale-10-30-2019 unplaced genomic scaffold, Oket_V2 Un_contig_4097_pilon_pilon, whole genome shotgun sequence, one genomic interval encodes:
- the LOC127924482 gene encoding neuronal acetylcholine receptor subunit alpha-9-I-like: MSGNSALARNHYHDDLYHDGCYQDDCHRLAPYQYGNGHLQNHHSTHQNHLDNSRYANGGHRDDHYSNRSNQNHHSNQSQTSKGEGGEEKREPLRHYHHIGREELDYQAPPPGNLQNGGLNEPLPYP; the protein is encoded by the coding sequence ATGTCGGGCAACTCCGCCCTGGCACGGAACCATTACCACGACGACCTCTACCATGACGGCTGTTACCAAGACGACTGCCATCGCCTCGCTCCGTACCAGTACGGCAACGGGCACCTCCAAAACCACCACAGCACCCATCAAAATCACCTCGACAACAGTCGCTACGCTAACGGCGGTCACCGCGACGATCATTACAGTAACCGTAGTAACCAGAACCATCACAGCAACCAGAGCCAGACCTCCAAGGGGGAAGGGGGCGAGGAGAAGAGGGAGCCCCTGAGACATTACCACCACATCGGGAGAGAGGAGCTGGACTATCAGGCACCCCCTCCAGGGAACCTCCAGAATGGTGGGCTGAATGAGCCGCTGCCTTACCCTTAG